CGCGCCTTCAAGACCTCGATGGAGGTTGGCGTGAAGTGCTGGGTAGAGAACTACATCACCGGGCAGACGCGCCACATCAGCTCCGCATATCTCACCTTCGTCGCGGTGGACCTCGAGGGACACCGCCTGCCAGTGCCCCTGGTCATCCCCGAAACACCGGAAGAGAAGCGCCGCTACGAAGGCGCCGGCCGCCGCCGCGAGCATCGCATGCACGAGATGGCCGAGCGCAAGGCCGCGCGCAAACCCTGATCTCGGGGTGCGATTCGCATCACCGGCCACTCGCGCTCGGCGTATCCTAGCGGCTCACTTGGAACGTTCCCCGGGGGCACGCTGTGCCGGGAGGTCGCGCGCGTGGATGAAGCACTGATCGTCCACCGATTGCAGTTCGCCTTCACCATCACTTTCCACTACATCTTCCCGCAGCTCACCATGGGGCTGGCGCCGCTGATCGTGATCCTGAAGTCGCTCGCGCTGTGGAAGCACGACGCGCGCTACGATCGGGCGGCGCGCTTCTGGGCGAAGATCTTCGGCATCAACTTCGTACTTGGGGTGATCACCGGCATCCCGATGGAATTCCAGTTCGGCACGAACTGGTCGCACTTCTCGCGCTTCGCCGGTGGCGTGATCGGCCAGACGCTGGCGATGGAAGGCGTGTTCGCCTTCTTTCTCGAGTCGACCTTCCTCGGCCTCTTCCTCTACGGAGAGAAGCGGCTGGGCAAGTGGGGACACTGGGCGGCGGCGGTGGCCGTCTTTGCGGGCTCGTGGTTGTCGGGCTACTTCATCGTTGCGACCGACGCGTGGATGCAGCACCCGGTGGGCTACGCGCTCGACGCCGCCGGCAACTTCCAGCTGACCAGCTTCTGGCAACTGTTGCTGAACCCCTGGGCGCTGGCACAGTATGCGCACACCATGAGCGGCGCGGCCGTCACCGGTGCTTTCGTCATGGCGGCGGTCGGCGCCTTCTACCTGCTGAACCGCAGGGTCGAAGAGCAGGGCCGCATCTACCTGCGTGTGGGCGTACCCGCCGCGCTGATCTTCAGCCTGCTGCAGCTGTTTCCCACCGGCGACATGCAGGGGCGGATGGTCGTGCGGCACCAGCCCATCACGCTGGCGGCGATGGAGGGGCTGTTCAACACGGAGGAGGGAGCGGGGCTGGTCATCATCGGGCAGCCGAACGTCGCCGAAGGGAAGCTCGACAACCCCATCATCTTGCCGAAGATGCTCAGCTTCCTCAGCTACCAGAGATGGGCGGCCGAGGTGAAGGGGCTCAATGCCTTCCCGCGCGACCAGTGGCCCGACAACATCCCGCTGCTCTACTACAGCTACCACATCATGGTCGGGCTGGGGACGATCTTCATCGCCATCGCGATGGCGGCAGCGCTGCTGCTGTGGCGCGGCCGGCTGTTTGCAGCGCGCTGGATGCTCTGGGTGCTGATGCTCAGCTTCCCGTTCCCCTACATCGCCAACACCGCCGGCTGGATGACGGCGGAGATCGGCCGCCAGCCGTGGCTGGTCCACGGGCTGCTGCGCAC
This is a stretch of genomic DNA from Acidobacteriota bacterium. It encodes these proteins:
- a CDS encoding cytochrome ubiquinol oxidase subunit I, with product MDEALIVHRLQFAFTITFHYIFPQLTMGLAPLIVILKSLALWKHDARYDRAARFWAKIFGINFVLGVITGIPMEFQFGTNWSHFSRFAGGVIGQTLAMEGVFAFFLESTFLGLFLYGEKRLGKWGHWAAAVAVFAGSWLSGYFIVATDAWMQHPVGYALDAAGNFQLTSFWQLLLNPWALAQYAHTMSGAAVTGAFVMAAVGAFYLLNRRVEEQGRIYLRVGVPAALIFSLLQLFPTGDMQGRMVVRHQPITLAAMEGLFNTEEGAGLVIIGQPNVAEGKLDNPIILPKMLSFLSYQRWAAEVKGLNAFPRDQWPDNIPLLYYSYHIMVGLGTIFIAIAMAAALLLWRGRLFAARWMLWVLMLSFPFPYIANTAGWMTAEIGRQPWLVHGLLRTAEGYSKHVSAGNTMFTLLGFMGMYFVLGVLFLFLVGRELQHGPGEEPAGVPQPLGGPGQASELIAP
- a CDS encoding acyl-CoA thioesterase, with amino-acid sequence MAEVIFPNDANPLGNLMGGRLMQLIDVAGAMAAHRHSRSYVVTASMDHLDFLAPVAVGDLLVLKSSVNRAFKTSMEVGVKCWVENYITGQTRHISSAYLTFVAVDLEGHRLPVPLVIPETPEEKRRYEGAGRRREHRMHEMAERKAARKP